One Mytilus trossulus isolate FHL-02 chromosome 5, PNRI_Mtr1.1.1.hap1, whole genome shotgun sequence DNA segment encodes these proteins:
- the LOC134718083 gene encoding zinc finger MYM-type protein 1-like → MAGRKSGVQQRIKEIEPKALYNHCHGHLLNLACADKIKKNESLSSAMDTAYEITKLVKKSPNRDTHLEKICKDAATDLDRPNSKIRNLCPTRWTVKADALLSIIDNYDTLNDLWDWSLQTVKDTDMKARIRGVQAHMQKFEFFFGSSLAEVLLRNADNLSKTLQYKDLSAAESKSIARKTVQTLKSLRDDKCFNLFWENVIMKSRRKSVEEPVLPRKRRMPSRFETGTATAEFHSTPKDFYRQKYYQAVDHIVQAITNRFEQEDFTIYLNTEQVLLKCTKGVDFSEEFKIVCQFYKEDLHEANLQCQLRLFATIFESATPREDIVLADIITFIR, encoded by the coding sequence ATGGCGGGACGAAAATCTGGGGTACAACagagaataaaagaaattgaaccaaaagcactttacaaccATTGTCACGGTCATTTGCTTAATCttgcatgtgcagataaaatCAAGAAGAATGAATCGCTTTCCAGTGCAATGGATACTGCTTACGAGATAACAAAACTTGTAAAGAAATCGCCCAATCGTGATACACATCTTGAAAAAATTTGTAAAGATGCTGCAACAGATCTTGACAGACCAAACTCGAAGATAAGAAATCTATGTCCAACTAGGTGGACAGTGAAAGCAGATGCCTTGCTGAGTATCATTGACAACTACGACACCCTCAACGACTTATGGGATTGGTCCCTGCAGACAGTAAAGGACACTGACATGAAAGCGAGAATAAGGGGAGTGCAAGCCCATATgcagaaatttgaatttttctttggGTCATCCTTGGCAGAGGTGCTGCTTAGAAATGCAGACAATCTAAGCAAAACTCTTCAGTATAAAGATTTGTCTGCCGCTGAGAGTAAATCTATTGCCCGGAAGACAGTTCAAACTCTGAAAAGCTTGAGAGATGACAAGTGCTTTAATTTGTTctgggaaaatgtaattatGAAATCCAGACGGAAGTCAGTTGAGGAACCAGTTCTCCCAAGGAAGAGAAGAATGCCTTCTAGATTTGAAACTGGGACGGCGACTGCAGAGTTTCATTCTACTCCTAAAGATTTCTACCGTCAAAAGTATTATCAAGCTGTTGACCATATTGTTCAAGCTATTACTAATAGATTCGAACAAGAAGACTTCACCATCTATCTAAATACAGAGCAAGTTCTTTTAAAATGCACCAAGGGCGTTGATTTCAGCGAAGAATTTAAGATAGTTTGCCAGTTTTATAAGGAAGATTTACACGAAGCAAATCTTCAATGCCAGTTAAGGCTATTTGCAACTATATTCGAATCAGCAACACCAAGGGAAGATATAGTCCTTGCCGATATCATTACGTTCATAAGATGA